The DNA region CCTGAACCGGCGCGGTTTTTTTGTTCCTCGATGACGCACGGCCATTTTTGCTGCCTGCCGCGCCGGACGCTATCCATATCATGGATAGGCTGTATTGATTCCAAGTGTCTGGTTTGATGGCGATGCCCTGCATAGCATGATGTTTTCAACGCCAGGAAACATCATCATGCCCGGAATCAACAAGCGTATTGCGGCGGCCTTGCTGGCCGCCGCCTTCTTCCCGTTCCCCCTCGCGCAGGCACAACCGGTCTCCGTGCCGCAGCATGTCGTGCAGCAGCAGGCCGGGGGCTATGGCGTGCAGGTGGGGGATGTCAGGGTGATGTCGCTGACGGATGGCTCGGTACCCCAGAATCTGTACGAACTGTTCCAGCGGACAAAGCCTGAACACATTGACCGGCTGCTTGCGAGGAGTTTTCAAAGCAATCCCGTTGAAGCCTCGATCAATGCCTTTCTCGTCACGTTGCCCGGACATCTGCTGCTGGTCGACACGGGTTCCGGCCAGCTGTTCGGCCCGGGAAAGGGCGGGCGGCTGATCGAAAGTCTGGCTGCGCAAGGTATCGGGCCTCAGGACATCACGGACATCCTTCTCACCCATGCACACTCCGACCATGCCGGCGGCCTGGTCAGGGAGGGGCAGCGGGTTTTTCCCGATGCCACCGTTTACGTCGGCAAGCCCGACATCGATTTCTTCTTCAATGAAGACAATCAGAAAAAGACCGGGTATGACCAGGCGTATTTCGATATTGCCCGGCTGACCCTCTCGCCTTACCTGAAAGCCGGCAAAGTCAGGACTTTCTCGGGAACGCAGGAGATCCTTCCCGGCATGACCGCAACGGTGCATCCCGGTCATACGCCAGGCTCGGCCTTTTATCGGCTGACCAGTCAAGGCGAGAGCATCACCTTTGTCGGCGACATCATCCACGTCGCGGCAGTGCAGTTTCCCGATCCGGATGTGACCATTGCCTACGACGAAGACCAGGCCCGGGCCGCTGCCGTCAGGAAAGCCGGGTTTGCGTCATTCGCCCGGGAGCGCACGCTCATTGCTGCGCCGCACCTGCCGTTTCCGGGAATCGGTCATGTGCGGGCCACTGGCGGAAATGGCTATGATTGGGTTCCTGTCACCTATACGAACCGCGAAGGGAATCAGCACCCGTGACCCATGTCCCTCTGCTGCCTTTGCCGAATGAGGAACCGGCATGAAGCTGCCTTCAGGCATCGGCATGGATCTGCTGCTGGCCCTTGATGCCTTGCTGGTCGAGCAGAACATCACCCATGCTGCCTTGCGGCTGGGCATCAGCCAGCCTGCCATGTCTGCCCGGCTGATGCGGTTGCGGCAGCTATTCGGAGAGCGGCTGTTCGTGGCCGCGCCCAATGGGCGCGGTATTCTGCCGACCCCTCGCGCGCTGGCTCTGCGGCCGGGGCTTCAGCGTGTCCTGAGTGGCATTTCAACCCTGCTGGAGCCCGTGGTTTTCGAGCCGGGTACCAGTCAGCGGACCTTTGTCATTGCCCTGCATGAGAACCCGGCCCTGGTGCTGGGCGCCGATCTCGTCAACCGGATTCGCGAGCAGGCACCGCAAGTGCGCCTGCGATTCGCGCTGCCGGACCTCGACGATCTGCCCCGGCAGATGGAGCATGGCGAGATCGACGTTTTCATCGGTCCCGGCGATGTGGCTGAACCTGGCTGGGTGGGGCGCAAACTGTTTGCCGATGATTTCGTTACCGCCCAGCGGAAGGGGCACCCTCGCGGGCTGCGCAAGCTGGAGCTGCCCGCGTTCTGTGCCGCTCCCCATTTGCTTGTGTCCGCCGAGGGCGATCCGTTCTCCGGATTTGTGGATCATGCACTGGCCAGGCTCGGCCACAGCCGGCAGGTGGCGATGTCTGTCCAGAGCTATGCCATGGCACCGCCGCTGGTTGCGGGCACGGATCTCCTGTGCACCCTGCCGCGACGGCTGCTGCAGCGTTTTGCCTCATCGCTGGATCTTTTTGAACCACCGCTTGCCTTGCCGCACCTGTCCATCCACGCGTATTGGCCTCCTCGCCATCACGAAGATGCGGCAAGTGTCTGGTTTCGCAAAAACCTGTTCCAGGCGGCCGGGCTGGAAAACCTGCCGGGGGCATCGTCACCCGGGCGTGACGGCCATGCGGCGGGGTGAAGGCCCCCGGGGCCGGGGGCCGGCTGCATTATTTCGTTGCCGGTTCCACTGCCACGGCGACTGACTCCACATAAGTGGCCACGACCTGGTCGCCCTTGCGGATCTTGTGGAACACGTCTGGGTCATCGACCCGGACATCGACGGTACGGCCACGCGTCCCCTTCAGCGTCACCTGCTGCAGGCTGGCGTCGACGGCAATCACATTGGCGGTGACGGTAATGCGGCGCGCTTCGGTCATGCCCGGCTTGGCACCTGCCGGCGCAATCGAGCCGCTCTCGACCACATCGCGTTCGGCGATCTTGTCGCCCTTCTTGACCAGCGCCACGGCCACGGCTACCCGGTAGTGCACATTGACGTGATCGCCGACCCGGATCTGGGCAAAGTTCTTCACGTCATCGCTGATGGCGAAATCCTGCA from Microvirgula aerodenitrificans DSM 15089 includes:
- a CDS encoding LysR family transcriptional regulator — translated: MKLPSGIGMDLLLALDALLVEQNITHAALRLGISQPAMSARLMRLRQLFGERLFVAAPNGRGILPTPRALALRPGLQRVLSGISTLLEPVVFEPGTSQRTFVIALHENPALVLGADLVNRIREQAPQVRLRFALPDLDDLPRQMEHGEIDVFIGPGDVAEPGWVGRKLFADDFVTAQRKGHPRGLRKLELPAFCAAPHLLVSAEGDPFSGFVDHALARLGHSRQVAMSVQSYAMAPPLVAGTDLLCTLPRRLLQRFASSLDLFEPPLALPHLSIHAYWPPRHHEDAASVWFRKNLFQAAGLENLPGASSPGRDGHAAG
- a CDS encoding MBL fold metallo-hydrolase translates to MPGINKRIAAALLAAAFFPFPLAQAQPVSVPQHVVQQQAGGYGVQVGDVRVMSLTDGSVPQNLYELFQRTKPEHIDRLLARSFQSNPVEASINAFLVTLPGHLLLVDTGSGQLFGPGKGGRLIESLAAQGIGPQDITDILLTHAHSDHAGGLVREGQRVFPDATVYVGKPDIDFFFNEDNQKKTGYDQAYFDIARLTLSPYLKAGKVRTFSGTQEILPGMTATVHPGHTPGSAFYRLTSQGESITFVGDIIHVAAVQFPDPDVTIAYDEDQARAAAVRKAGFASFARERTLIAAPHLPFPGIGHVRATGGNGYDWVPVTYTNREGNQHP